The genomic window ACTGGCCTTGGTCGAGTCTGATGGGATCGAAACAACGGGGTGAAATTGCCTGCGATGAGCAATCAAATGCGGTGGCTTCGAAGGCCAGGTCCTTGAACACATACGGTTCGTTGATCGCCTCACCGTTGACCCTGACTTGTCCCCGATCCGAGCAGCATTCCACGGTATCCCCCGGCAAGCCCACGACACGCTTGACCAGAAATTCGGTGTTGCCCGGGCCAATGCCCGTTAGATCGCCGAACCAGCCGACAGCTGTCCGCAGCGCTCCGTGTTCCGGCGAAGATCCCCAACTGGCCGGTTTACGGAAAACCACCACATCCCCGCGTTGCGGTTCGGAGAAGAAGTACGCCGTACGGTTCACCAGAACACGGTCACCAATCTCCAATGTCTGCTCCATGGACGCTGATGGAACGTGATAAATCTTCACTAGGAAGCCTTGAATCAGCGCTACGACAATCAAGGAGAAAAGCACGTGGATCCATGGCGAGCGAAGTAGCCGTCGACGACGAGTAGCTACCTTCACTGATTCAGGGCTCAAGGAGCTGGCACCGAAACACGGACAACCAGGCCAGCATCCACCAGGGCATCAAAGACTCCAACGACAGCTCGGTTGAGCGACTGTTCCGGCGGCGATCCAAACCTGTGATCCACCTCTGATGCAAGGGATTCGAAATCGAAGCCTTCGCACAGCAGCCTCCAGACCAAAGGGCCAACACCGTCAAGGACGTGGACCACGCGGTCAGCGTCCAGGATGGCTGTCTGGCCGTCGGCTTCCACCGCATCCATGACCGGCGCCGGTACGAAGCGTTCTGCCGCGAAGGGATTCCGGACCCCGGAAGAGTCAGAGGGAAGAACCGCAACCCAAGCCTCCGGTACCGACCGCCGCATGAGCTTTGAAATGACAGGAAGGACCTGCACTGCGTCTGTGTAAGTCAATCGCTGGATTGCTCCGCACCGATCCACATGCTTGGCGATGGTTTGAAGCGGTTTGTCTAGATCAGCCAGATAGCTGGCCTCCGGTACCAGCGCGGCAAGCGCCTCACAAAGACCCACGTCTGTTACGTCGGCTTTGGCGATTATTTCCTGAACGCGCGAAAGAAGCACCAAACCAGCTAGTTGCAGAGGCCTGGCCGGGAGCCCCTTGAGCTCCAGGTCAGAAGGTGCCACCTGCGCCTTGTAGATTTCGCCGGGCTGGATCACCGATAACGGCTTGCGGTACGGATGGACTGTGCCGTCGAGGTCTATTCCCACAGTTTCATCGGTGACATAGCCGTACACCGCGCCGAGCTCTCGGGCCAAGGTTGTCTTGCCCCTGCCGGATGGACCGATGAAGGCCAGGACGTGTCCGGAATCATCCGCGATTCCGGCTGCATGCAACATAAGAAGGGTGCCCCGTTGGGCTTCAATGGCAGCCAAGGTTGTGTGGGTCGACAACTCAGCCACCGAGCCCGCAAATCCATCCTGATCAGGAAAGGGCCATAGCAACTCCGATATGTCATTCTCCGTACCCTGAATCACGGCTTCGCGTCCAACCTCAGCATCCTTCCATGGCTCTTGAAGTTGCTTGGCCAAATTCATATCAAAAGCATGTCCGGCAAGATCAAGGCGGATCCTTACCAAGCCACCCAAGGCATTCACCAGCATGTCACTGGTCTGCATGTATCCACCCCAAATTCATCGGCCCGGCGTACTGGAAGAATTCAAGCACCAGGCCCGGAACGATCATATTTCAGACAATCCGGACATGCGAAAACGCGTAAGCCAAATGGCCCACGCGTTTTCGCATGAAATGTACCGGAGTGTGAACTAGAGCAGACCGGCCCCGACAGGTACGGAAATGCTTCCGCTGCCCGTAATAGTTCTTGTGCCGAGGTTCACGGAAATAGTCACGGGGAACGTGGCAAGAGCGCTGATGGCAAGGAGATCGCTGGTGCCAGCAAGACCGAAAACAATCGGGAGTGACAGGCTGCCGTCGCTGGCAATTGTCACGGTTTGCGTGCCGGTCCACGTCGTGATCGGGAAACCGTATGGCGTACCGATAATCGGAGTGGTCTGGTAAGTCGTGGTCCTCTGACCGGCGCTTGTCACGACTCCGTCGTAGGAGTAGACACCGAAGCCGCGAGCACGTCCTAGAGGAAGGTTGATGCCCAAGGGACGCGCAACGGTTACGGTGACTGTGGCGGTTTGGGAAACTGCACCAGGGCCATTGGTGTAGGTGACCGTCGTCGGGACAGTAACCAAGGCCTGAGCGGTGAGCGTGCCGCCACCGTCAAGCAGGTTGAGGCTGAGGAGGCTGGTCGAGGAGGCCGAGAAGGCCACGCTCAGCGTGTTCACGGACGCTACAGCGGCCGGAGCAGCCACGGCGGCGGCGATAACGGGCACGGACCAGGCGGCGCCCTTGACGACTGCGCGGCGGGAGTGCGGCTTGGAAACGGTAACTTCGTCGCTCATTGCTCTTCTTTCAACTCGGAATGAAAACCATCGGTTGGAATCCAGCACATGCCGAGTTCCCCCATCAGGAATAGACATTACCCACGCCTTTTTGGCTGAAAGCGACAGATTCACCCCTTGCGGGAACTTTGTCGCTGAACGGTTCAAGGTCTGCGCGAAACGTCCTCTGCCGTTACCGGTACGTGGCGCTCAGGACGCTGCAGCCTCACTCCCACGGCGTTCCCGGAGGTCCCGCGGCCCGCAGCCATACAGCTCATCCAAGGCCCTGCGCAGGGCAGCCGTTGTCCCGAAGCCGGTCTGCTCGGCGATTTGCTGGACGCTGAGAACGTCATAGCGCGCATCCGTGAGCAGCGTCCGCGCCAGCCTGCCGCGCTGCCTGCGGATCTCCGCAGCGATGGAATTTCCCACTTCCGCGAACGCGGCCTGGACCCGCCGCAGCGACGACTGGACGGCCTTGGCCACAGCTTCGGGGTTCAGCTCCCGATCAGCACAGCGCTGGGCAATGACCGCCATGGCCTGGTCGCGGAGCACTGAGGTCAATGACGTGGAATTCCAGGAAACACCGCAATGATCGAGCAGGAGGCTGCCCGTGAGTTCCAGGAGGATCTGCTCCGTGGCATAGAGCTCAATGGCTGAACCGTGCCGGGCGGGTTGGTTCAGAATTGCCCCGATAAAGGCCTCAGCAGCATCATCGAGCCGTGAGCGGACGGGGGTGATGGTGACGCTGTCCAGCGCGTGCGGGACGAAGGTCTCCGCCGCACTTCTCTGGATCCTGATTCGTTTGGCGTCCGCTTCGCCGATGAACGGAGACGGCAATCCCCTGCCGCCGGGGACCACAACAACCGACTGGCTGGCGGGAAGCTGCGCCCCTGAAAGGGGGTCCCGAATGAGTCCGGACGCTACGAAATAAATGTCCACAGTGTCGTCTAAACCGACATCGAGGGCGTTGAAATCCCCGGAAAGCGAACTGATAGTCAACTCGCCGAACACGCATTCTGCATGCCGCTGAAGACCCTGTTGATCCTGCGCGAAGTACACCGCTCCCATTTGGAGAAAGTCAGTATCCTGCATTTTTCATAAACCCCCCATCCCACCGTAAGGTGGGTATCCCCTTTAGGTCAGCACGTTACGATACTTACAACGCAGTGCAAGAACTGCGTTCTTTTTGTGTCGACGTGTCGACGCCACACTGCATCAGGGGGACAATTTCATGGAGCTCACGGACTATTGGAAGGTCCTGCGGGCGCACTGGATTTCAGTGATTGCCATTACCGTGTTGGGTGGAATAGTCGCTTTCGGCTGGACTTTGACTCAAACCAAGGTCTTCAGCGCCGATGCCAGCGGCATCATTTCAGTGGGTGTCAATAAGGATCTGGGAACGGCCATGGCCGGTGAGAGCTACTCCAAATCCCGGGCAAAGTCCTACCTTGACGTCGCCAAATCACGGTCAGTGGCAGAAACCGTTATCCAGGACCTCAAGCTCCAAGGAACCTCCCCTGAGCAGCTGATCAGCCGGATCTCCGCCCAGAATCCGCAGGACACCGCCACCCTGAAATTCTCCGCGCAAGCCAGCAGCCCGGAAGGTGCACGCGACCTCGCAGAGGCGTGGGTCAGGGGCGTCGCAAAGCAGGTTGCCGAGCTTGAAAAGGGCAGCAACAGCAGCGAAACCTCCATTGTCAGCTTCCGCTCGCTGGATGCTGCACAGCTTCCCACTACCCCGACCTCCCCCAACACCAGGCTCGCGTTGATGATTGGCGTAGTTGCCGGCTTGCTGCTGGCAATCGGGTACGCACTGCTCAGGAACATCTTTGACCGCCGGGTCCGTTCCGCGGTCCAGCTGGAAGCCGAAACCGGCGTCGCCGTTATTGGAACCGTCCCGTTCCACAACAACTTCGACGGCGTCAACCGCCTCGTGATGTCCCGCGGTGGCAACGATCTTGAGAACAAAAACCACCAGGACTACGCCGTAGCCGAAGCCATCCGCGAGCTCCGGACCAACCTCCAGTTCATGGACGTTGACGAGCCGCCCCGAATCATCGTTGTCACTTCCGCACTTCCGGGTGAAGGAAAAACCACGGTAGTGGCCAACCTGGCCCAAACCATCGCAGCCTCCGGCCAGCGCGTCGTTGTGGTGGACGGCGACCTCAGACGCCCCACCGTTGCCAAGACCTTCGGACTGTTGACCAACGTAGGCCTCACCGATGTCCTCATCGGCAGGGCCACGCTCAACGACGTCCTGCAGCCATGGGGCGAAAGTGGCGATCTCTTTGTGCTCGGTGCCGGCTCAGTACCCCCGAACCCCAGCGAACTTCTGGGTTCCAACGTCATGCGGACGCTGCTGGAAGACATCGCCAAACACGCGATCGTCCTGGTGGACGCCCCGCCGCTGTTGCCGGTGACGGACGCAGCAATCCTTACTGCCCGCACGGACGGAGCCCTGGTGGTCAGCCGCGCAGGCAAAACCACCTACGACCAACTCAAGCGTGCACTGCAGAACCTCGAACGAGTCAAGGGCAGGCCCTTGGGTCTGATCATCAACGGCGTTTCGCGCAAATCCTCCAAGGGCGAGGACTACGGGTACCAGTACTACACGTACTACAACCGCAAGGACACCGGCGAGGAAGCTGCAAAGGCCAATCACGTTCCAGCAGCTGAGTCCACTCCAGTGGCTGCCACGGAGCAGGTCCAACTCACCGACCAGCGTCGTGGCCGCCGCCGCGAAAGTACCAACGCCCTGTGAGCGTGACCGGCCAAGGTGCCCAGCCGCCGTCGTCCATTCTGACCGTCTGCACCGGCAACATTTGCCGGTCACCGCTGGCCGGGCAACTGATCCGTACGCGGCTCCAGGACCTCGGAGTGACCACCTTCGAGGTAGTCAGCGCCGGCCTGCATGCGGCCGTTGGGGCACCCATGGAGCCCTTTCCCGCCGCCCTGTCCAGGGAGTACGGCGGCAACCCGGAGGGCTCTGTGGGCCGGCAGATCTCTGCCGAAATGGTTGACGCCGCCGCCCTGGTGCTGACCATGACCCGAAAGCAGCGGGACGAGCTGGTGAAGAAATATCCCGGCGCCGCGCAGCGCGCGTTCACCATGGCCGAGTTCGCCCGCTCGGCAGCGAACCTCCCGGCGGGCGAAGGCACGGCAGCTCCTGCCGCCGCCAGCTGGGCGTCAGTGACCGGCGCAGCGACAAACACACCCCTGGCCGGCTTAGTCAGCCGTGCTGCAGCGGTCCGGTCAACGGCCGGCTTGCGGGACGAGGACGACATTCCCGATCCCATCAACGCCACCGAAGCTGTGCACCGCGACGTCGCCCGACGCATCGCCGGCCACAGCAACGAGGTCGCGGAAATCCTGCGCAAACACCTCTAGGCGGCAAGTCTTTTCATCAACCAGAGGCCCACCAAGGCCCCGGCGGTGTTCGCCACGACATCCGAGATCGCCGTCACCCGGCCCGGAATCACCAGCTGCACCGTTTCGATCAACGCCGATGACCCGACGGCGAGCAGCCCCGTTGTCCACCAGGTCCACAGCCTGGGCCCAAGAAGGCGCACAAACGCTCCGAACGGGATGAACAGGACAATGTTGGCAGCAAACTCCACGCCCACTGCAGCGGTTTCGAGTGGCAGGCCCAGCAGCGAAAGCCAACCGGCGATGACCCCCACGAACCCCGTCACGGTGCTGGCTTCACGCGCCGGGAGGAAAACCACCAAGGCCAACGCCACCAGATATACGCCGAACGAGGCCTGGATCCACCGATGGGCGATCTTCGGGTAAACCACCACCAACCTCCTCCGGATCGCGCGTGCCTGCAGCCATCAACTATAGGTCCTGCCCCTGCCCCCAGGGTTTCCTCCGGCCTGTCCTGCTCTCCGCGGGCGTTTTCGGCGTATGCTCTCCTCAGCGCAGGCAAGACGCGTTGTTCGCTTTTGGTGGGGCCACTTTCTAAGGCAGGGGTTCAGTGGCAGGAGTGAAGCACGGGGTTCTTCCGATGCGCTCGACAGCACGGCACGGATGGCTACTTTTCCTGGTGCCCGTAATGCTGTGCCTGGTGTTGCTGGCCGTCGGATTGGCAAGCGGATCAGGAACGACGACGGCGCAACTCGCCGGTGACCTGGCGATCCTTCTCGCTGCACTCGCCGCGCTGACCACCCACACGCTCGCGGCCCGTCGCCGGAAGGACAACTCCGCTGGCCGCTGGTTCATCGTGGCCGGTCTGGCCGCCTGGAGCGCCGGGCAAAGTGTGTGGACCATCAACGGCATCGCCCTGGACCACCAGTATCCCTTCCCGTCGTTCGCGGATATCGGCTTTGTTTGGTACGCCCTGCCCACCTCCATTGGCCTGGTCCTCCTCTTGAGGGGCCAGGGGCTGCGCTTGCCCCTTCGCCGCACCATCCTGGATGCCGGGGTGGTGGCCAGCTCCACCTTCTTCATCGCCTGGAGTTCCGTTCTGGGGCCATTGGCGTCAGCCACGGACCAGGATGCCTTCTCCCGAATAACCCAGATGGCGTACCCCATCGCGGACGTCCTCATGGTCTCCGTGGTCATCGTCCTGACCATGCGAGCGGCCCGCGGACGCCGGCTGCCGTGGCTGAGCATGGCCCTCGGTTTCTGGATCCTGGCCATCACCGACCTGACATATATGAGCCTCACCCTCCAGGGCATCACCGGGGTTACAGGTTCCCCCTTGGCCTTGGGCTGGGTGCTGGCCTTCCTGCTGGTAGGGCTCAGCCCCCTGCTCCCCGAAGCGGACAGCACGCGGAAGGACGGGCGGGCCTACGCCGCAGCACTTGAGCTGCTCCCCTACGTGCCCGTCTTCAGTGCGGTGTTCTTCTCCCGCACGCGTCCCATTGGCGAGGACCCCATCCTGCTGGTCACCGGGCTGGTGGTAGTGGTCTTCGTGATTGTGCGACAGGTGCTGATCGTCGTCGAAAATGTGACGCTGACCCGCGATCTCGAATCGAAAGTGGCAGAACGTACTGCCCAGCTGGAAGGACTCGGGGCGATCGTCAACTCCTCCGGCGACGCCATCATTGGCGAAACACCGGAGGGCGTCATCACCAGTTGGAACCCCGGAGCCGAACGCATCTACGGATATCCGGCGTCGGAAGCAATCGGCAGGAAGGGTGACTTCTTTGTTCCGGCCAACCTGCTGGAAAAAGAACGCCAAGCCTTGGAATCCACTGCCCGGAGCGGCGAAGTGCAGAACTACGAAACCGAGCGGAAGCGTGGTGACGGTGCCACCATCCCCGTCTCGGTGACCCTGTCCCCCGTCCGCAGCGAGAACGGAATCCGCGGCGTCGCCACCATCTCCCGCGACATTACCGAACGCCGGGCTGCCGAAGTTGAACTGCTGGCGGCACGTGAAGCAGCCTTGGAAGCCAGCAGGCTCAAGTCCGAGTTCCTGGCCACCATGAGCCATGAGATCCGGACTCCCCTCAACGCCGTCATCGGGCTGACCTCCCTCATGATGGACACGCCCCTCAGCGAGGGTCAGCGGCAGTACGCCCAAGGAGTCAAGGGCGCCGGCGAAGTCCTGCTGACGCTGATCAACGACATCCTGGACTTCTCCAAACTGGAGGCCGGGAAAGTGGATCTGGACGTCAACGCCTTCGATCCCCGGGCCCTGGTGGACGAGGTGGCCGGGTTGGTTGCAGAGGCAGCCCAGGGAAAGAACCTGGAACTCATCTCCTACTGCCACCCTGATGTCCCGGAACGCCTGATGGGCGATGCCGGCCGTATCCGGCAGATCCTCCTGAACCTGTCCTCCAATGCCGTCAAATTCACCCCCGCCGGCGAGGTCGA from Arthrobacter sp. StoSoilB20 includes these protein-coding regions:
- the lepB gene encoding signal peptidase I, translated to MKIYHVPSASMEQTLEIGDRVLVNRTAYFFSEPQRGDVVVFRKPASWGSSPEHGALRTAVGWFGDLTGIGPGNTEFLVKRVVGLPGDTVECCSDRGQVRVNGEAINEPYVFKDLAFEATAFDCSSQAISPRCFDPIRLDQGQYLLLGDHRSNSEDSVSGCRSADAAGACFKTAHRSDLVGTVDGFLYPFNKWGNDEYLTISHGGTQ
- a CDS encoding helix-turn-helix domain-containing protein; protein product: MTISSLSGDFNALDVGLDDTVDIYFVASGLIRDPLSGAQLPASQSVVVVPGGRGLPSPFIGEADAKRIRIQRSAAETFVPHALDSVTITPVRSRLDDAAEAFIGAILNQPARHGSAIELYATEQILLELTGSLLLDHCGVSWNSTSLTSVLRDQAMAVIAQRCADRELNPEAVAKAVQSSLRRVQAAFAEVGNSIAAEIRRQRGRLARTLLTDARYDVLSVQQIAEQTGFGTTAALRRALDELYGCGPRDLRERRGSEAAAS
- a CDS encoding polysaccharide biosynthesis tyrosine autokinase, whose amino-acid sequence is MELTDYWKVLRAHWISVIAITVLGGIVAFGWTLTQTKVFSADASGIISVGVNKDLGTAMAGESYSKSRAKSYLDVAKSRSVAETVIQDLKLQGTSPEQLISRISAQNPQDTATLKFSAQASSPEGARDLAEAWVRGVAKQVAELEKGSNSSETSIVSFRSLDAAQLPTTPTSPNTRLALMIGVVAGLLLAIGYALLRNIFDRRVRSAVQLEAETGVAVIGTVPFHNNFDGVNRLVMSRGGNDLENKNHQDYAVAEAIRELRTNLQFMDVDEPPRIIVVTSALPGEGKTTVVANLAQTIAASGQRVVVVDGDLRRPTVAKTFGLLTNVGLTDVLIGRATLNDVLQPWGESGDLFVLGAGSVPPNPSELLGSNVMRTLLEDIAKHAIVLVDAPPLLPVTDAAILTARTDGALVVSRAGKTTYDQLKRALQNLERVKGRPLGLIINGVSRKSSKGEDYGYQYYTYYNRKDTGEEAAKANHVPAAESTPVAATEQVQLTDQRRGRRRESTNAL
- a CDS encoding low molecular weight phosphatase family protein — protein: MSVTGQGAQPPSSILTVCTGNICRSPLAGQLIRTRLQDLGVTTFEVVSAGLHAAVGAPMEPFPAALSREYGGNPEGSVGRQISAEMVDAAALVLTMTRKQRDELVKKYPGAAQRAFTMAEFARSAANLPAGEGTAAPAAASWASVTGAATNTPLAGLVSRAAAVRSTAGLRDEDDIPDPINATEAVHRDVARRIAGHSNEVAEILRKHL
- a CDS encoding VanZ family protein codes for the protein MVYPKIAHRWIQASFGVYLVALALVVFLPAREASTVTGFVGVIAGWLSLLGLPLETAAVGVEFAANIVLFIPFGAFVRLLGPRLWTWWTTGLLAVGSSALIETVQLVIPGRVTAISDVVANTAGALVGLWLMKRLAA
- a CDS encoding response regulator: MRSTARHGWLLFLVPVMLCLVLLAVGLASGSGTTTAQLAGDLAILLAALAALTTHTLAARRRKDNSAGRWFIVAGLAAWSAGQSVWTINGIALDHQYPFPSFADIGFVWYALPTSIGLVLLLRGQGLRLPLRRTILDAGVVASSTFFIAWSSVLGPLASATDQDAFSRITQMAYPIADVLMVSVVIVLTMRAARGRRLPWLSMALGFWILAITDLTYMSLTLQGITGVTGSPLALGWVLAFLLVGLSPLLPEADSTRKDGRAYAAALELLPYVPVFSAVFFSRTRPIGEDPILLVTGLVVVVFVIVRQVLIVVENVTLTRDLESKVAERTAQLEGLGAIVNSSGDAIIGETPEGVITSWNPGAERIYGYPASEAIGRKGDFFVPANLLEKERQALESTARSGEVQNYETERKRGDGATIPVSVTLSPVRSENGIRGVATISRDITERRAAEVELLAAREAALEASRLKSEFLATMSHEIRTPLNAVIGLTSLMMDTPLSEGQRQYAQGVKGAGEVLLTLINDILDFSKLEAGKVDLDVNAFDPRALVDEVAGLVAEAAQGKNLELISYCHPDVPERLMGDAGRIRQILLNLSSNAVKFTPAGEVEIQISVVSRDSDNASLRFEVRDTGIGISAADHHRLFESFAQADASTTRRYGGTGLGLAISRRLTEVMGGRIGLESAPGSGSKFWFVLELPIGPAPTDTGTLPATLAGRRVLVVDDNATNRLVLEKQLASWGMEPVAVADAASAMDEYRTAVLTHHPYDIAVVDMCMPDTDGLELARQIKDENDGAGSPGIILLTSTMQVERGDLLSAGIREYLTKPVRSSEFYNRLLRLMATRIPGSPAQPVQVEAVALTEPVPRLGKLLVAEDNEVNQLVARGMANRLGYDVEIVDDGAKAVTAALSGKYAAVLMDCHMPVMDGFDATRAIRARNGHAARIPIIAMTAGALNEDRERCFAAGMDDYISKPVDLAKLAAVLTRWVPEQEQTSTAVGGFAPGAAVGVAQVPAAASASNVGVDGVGVDGDVLAGAAVLDAVVLDADRLQILRELGPADGLGLLPEAVRAFRQDSQTTMEALRTALGAGQASAVEAAAHKLAGAASNIGAAGAAALCKDLERLGREAVPDLASLGIPVLTRLQSELEQVDVALERTLQGAS